A single Anopheles arabiensis isolate DONGOLA chromosome X, AaraD3, whole genome shotgun sequence DNA region contains:
- the LOC120906313 gene encoding uncharacterized protein LOC120906313 produces MKANVSTFPRGPYSVTDIPELPWVPSWCSSELCKILHPSTPQGVVMLHLPLWYSRHLRHSLRSLMNALLAATVVLRNFSQARNDTHVPPQRIHDDDSGWLLDEGTPLLDSSWSTTALQ; encoded by the exons ATGAAAGCGAATGTTTCCACCTTTCCTCGTGGCCCGTACAGCGTCACTG aCATACCGGAGCTACCATGGGTGCCTTCCTGGTGCAGCAGTGAATTATGCAAGATACTGCACCCATCTACGCCACAAGGAGTTGTGATGTTGCATCTTCCGTTGTGGTATTCGAGACATCTGCGACACAGTTTGCGTTCGTTGATGAACGCCCTCCTGGCAGCTACCGTAGTCCTGAGAAACTTCTCACAGGCGCGCAACGACACGCACGTCCCCCCACAGAGGATACACGACGATGACTCCGGGTGGCTACTCGATGAAGGTACACCGCTGCTGGACTCATCCTGGAGTACCACGGCGTTGCAGTAA